One Serratia liquefaciens genomic window, TCCCGCTGCCCCTGCTGAAAATTTTGGCCGACGGCAGCATGTTGCTGAGCCGCTTGACCAAGAAAGAACCGATGCTGACCCACAACAAAATACGGGAATTAACCTATCCGGACTGGTCTGCAAACAATCGAAGCCTGTCCGAGAATATTCATTGGGTCCCCAAGGTCAGTTTGAAGCGCGCACTGCGTGAAGGTTTATTTTAATTATCTACATTAGAGGTTTGCCAAAATTCTTATGCGAAATCGCGACGCTGTAATGAATTATATTCTGACTTGCCTGCAAGGTCTGGTCGAAGGCGGGTTAGAAATCAAACCTGATAGCGATCTCGTCAACGATCTTGGCCTGGAGTCCATCAGAGTCCTGGATCTGCTGATGATGTTAGAAGACGAATTCGATATTTCTATTCCTATCAATATATTGCTTGATGTCAGAACGCCAGAGCAGCTGCTTGACGCTCTACTCCCTCGCCTGGAGA contains:
- a CDS encoding acyl carrier protein; the encoded protein is MRNRDAVMNYILTCLQGLVEGGLEIKPDSDLVNDLGLESIRVLDLLMMLEDEFDISIPINILLDVRTPEQLLDALLPRLEKTNGSL